A window of Castanea sativa cultivar Marrone di Chiusa Pesio chromosome 1, ASM4071231v1 contains these coding sequences:
- the LOC142608706 gene encoding senescence-associated carboxylesterase 101-like isoform X1, which yields MDPSRTFSRGPDLANFVISSGVLNQSLATVQDLHGEIINQNEHPVVRHKVSQQSNCTIIAFSSWPGCGKEYIQERGDLVSSTLKESSPHFNFLSTKTNPDFSINKAALELFDSISDSLPTLKSQIDNSKILIITGNSLGGSVVTLFTLWLLETIDFSITKRPLCITFGAPLVGDNGLQNAILKYPTWNSCFLHVVSDQDPVPRVLISPHNPPATESASQTNVYKPFGTFLLCSESGCACFEDSQTILDLLRATYSEAPGNQNPNQVLELYREIVEYLNRKVICGDTTGLLQWTTPPLRAGIIIQLVAIGLIRPQSLQPQGQNNGLDNLITEIEKQEMELIMSKGQGNPSKTLNEIKIRMAYFEWYKKYCKEKRIGYYDSFKNGSSKTDIEVVKFKTILTRYWEGEVDEAEKKPQKEGAPFRTGWLGAGTNFRRMIEPLDIAEYYNKGLKDYINQGRPKHYKQLEQWLKEIEKLASNPSQLKKQNVASSLTEDSCFWAHVEEARISCKLLSSRESSTGEKELSKHNLIEFENYVLSLMKNYAVSPEIFLPQSSFMQWWKEYEEIVRKGIMGASYHSPLTDLMKNRSYQNYATGGLEIP from the exons TGTACCATCATAGCTTTTTCTAGTTGGCCTGGTTGTGGCAAAGAATATATTCAGGAAAGAGGAGATTTGGTTTCATCAACTCTAAAGGAGTCTTCTCCTCACTTCAATTTTCTGAGCACCAAAACCAACCCAGATTTCTCCATTAACAAAGCTGCACTTGAGCTTTTTGACTCCATCAGTGACAGCCTCCCCACCTTGAAATCTCAG ATTGACaattccaaaatattaattatcacTGGAAACTCATTGGGAGGATCTGTTGTCACTCTCTTTACCTTATGGCTGCTAGAAACAATcgatttttcaatcacaaaacgCCCACTTTGCATCACTTTTGGTGCACCCCTTGTAGGTGATAATGGCCTGCAAAATGCCATATTGAAATACCCAACATGGAACTCTTGTTTTCTGCATGTAGTTTCTGACCAAGATCCCGTCCCAAGAGTCCTAATTTCACCCCACAATCCTCCTGCCACTGAATCGGCTTCACAAACAAATGTCTACAAGCCTTTTGGGACTTTTCTCTTGTGTTCGGAATCCGGATGTGCTTGTTTTGAGGACTCTCAAACCATTTTGGACTTGTTGAGGGCTACCTACTCAGAGGCTCCTGGAAATCAAAATCCTAATCAAGTTTTGGAGCTCTACAGAGAGATTGTGGAATATCTCAATCGTAAGGTAATTTGTGGGGATACCACGGGGTTGCTTCAATGGACTACACCTCCACTACGTGCAGGCATTATTATACAGTTAGTAGCAATTGGACTAATTCGACCACAG TCATTGCAGCCACAAGGGCAGAACAATGGCCTCGACAATCTGATTACAGAGATAGAGAAACAGGAAATggaattgataatgtccaaggGGCAGGGTAATCCTTCCAAGACGttgaatgaaataaaaataagaatggCCTACTTTGAATGGTACAAGAAGTATTGTAAGGAAAAGAGAATTGGATACTATGATAGCTTCAAGAATGGAAGCTCCAAAACTGATATCGAGGTGGTAAAGTTTAAGACAATCCTCACTCGCTACTGGGAAGGCGAGGTCGATGAAGCAGAGAAAAAGCCCCAGAAAGAAGGTGCACCATTTCGTACCGGATGGCTTGGTGCAGGAACAAATTTTCGACGTATGATTGAACCACTGGATATAGCTGAATACTACAATAAGGGTCTAAAAGACTACATAAACCAAGGAAGGCCTAAACATTACAAACAATTGGAGCAATGGCTTAAAGAAATAGAGAAACTTGCAAGCAATCCAAGTCAGTTGAAGAAGCAAAACGTGGCTTCTAGTCTAACGGAGGATTCTTGCTTTTGGGCACATGTTGAGGAGGCTCGAATTTCATGCAAATTGTTGAGCAGCAGAGAATCAAGTACTGGGGAGAAAGAATTGTCAAAGCACAACTTGATTGAGTTTGAaaactatgttttgagtttGATGAAAAACTATGCAGTATCGCCTGAGATTTTCTTGCCGCAGAGCAGCTTCATGCAGTGGTGGAAAGAGTATGAGGAAATCGTAAGAAAAGGAATTATGGGAGCTTCTTATCATTCACCTCTCACTGACTTAATGAAGAATCGCAGTTACCAAAACTATGCTACTGGCGGCCTAGAGATTCCCTGA
- the LOC142608706 gene encoding senescence-associated carboxylesterase 101-like isoform X2, with translation MDPSRTFSRGPDLANFVISSGVLNQSLATVQDLHGEIINQNEHPVVRHKVSQQSNCTIIAFSSWPGCGKEYIQERGDLVSSTLKESSPHFNFLSTKTNPDFSINKAALELFDSISDSLPTLKSQIDNSKILIITGNSLGGSVVTLFTLWLLETIDFSITKRPLCITFGAPLVGDNGLQNAILKYPTWNSCFLHVVSDQDPVPRVLISPHNPPATESASQTNVYKPFGTFLLCSESGCACFEDSQTILDLLRATYSEAPGNQNPNQVLELYREIVEYLNRKVICGDTTGLLQWTTPPLRAGIIIQLVAIGLIRPQPQGQNNGLDNLITEIEKQEMELIMSKGQGNPSKTLNEIKIRMAYFEWYKKYCKEKRIGYYDSFKNGSSKTDIEVVKFKTILTRYWEGEVDEAEKKPQKEGAPFRTGWLGAGTNFRRMIEPLDIAEYYNKGLKDYINQGRPKHYKQLEQWLKEIEKLASNPSQLKKQNVASSLTEDSCFWAHVEEARISCKLLSSRESSTGEKELSKHNLIEFENYVLSLMKNYAVSPEIFLPQSSFMQWWKEYEEIVRKGIMGASYHSPLTDLMKNRSYQNYATGGLEIP, from the exons TGTACCATCATAGCTTTTTCTAGTTGGCCTGGTTGTGGCAAAGAATATATTCAGGAAAGAGGAGATTTGGTTTCATCAACTCTAAAGGAGTCTTCTCCTCACTTCAATTTTCTGAGCACCAAAACCAACCCAGATTTCTCCATTAACAAAGCTGCACTTGAGCTTTTTGACTCCATCAGTGACAGCCTCCCCACCTTGAAATCTCAG ATTGACaattccaaaatattaattatcacTGGAAACTCATTGGGAGGATCTGTTGTCACTCTCTTTACCTTATGGCTGCTAGAAACAATcgatttttcaatcacaaaacgCCCACTTTGCATCACTTTTGGTGCACCCCTTGTAGGTGATAATGGCCTGCAAAATGCCATATTGAAATACCCAACATGGAACTCTTGTTTTCTGCATGTAGTTTCTGACCAAGATCCCGTCCCAAGAGTCCTAATTTCACCCCACAATCCTCCTGCCACTGAATCGGCTTCACAAACAAATGTCTACAAGCCTTTTGGGACTTTTCTCTTGTGTTCGGAATCCGGATGTGCTTGTTTTGAGGACTCTCAAACCATTTTGGACTTGTTGAGGGCTACCTACTCAGAGGCTCCTGGAAATCAAAATCCTAATCAAGTTTTGGAGCTCTACAGAGAGATTGTGGAATATCTCAATCGTAAGGTAATTTGTGGGGATACCACGGGGTTGCTTCAATGGACTACACCTCCACTACGTGCAGGCATTATTATACAGTTAGTAGCAATTGGACTAATTCGACCACAG CCACAAGGGCAGAACAATGGCCTCGACAATCTGATTACAGAGATAGAGAAACAGGAAATggaattgataatgtccaaggGGCAGGGTAATCCTTCCAAGACGttgaatgaaataaaaataagaatggCCTACTTTGAATGGTACAAGAAGTATTGTAAGGAAAAGAGAATTGGATACTATGATAGCTTCAAGAATGGAAGCTCCAAAACTGATATCGAGGTGGTAAAGTTTAAGACAATCCTCACTCGCTACTGGGAAGGCGAGGTCGATGAAGCAGAGAAAAAGCCCCAGAAAGAAGGTGCACCATTTCGTACCGGATGGCTTGGTGCAGGAACAAATTTTCGACGTATGATTGAACCACTGGATATAGCTGAATACTACAATAAGGGTCTAAAAGACTACATAAACCAAGGAAGGCCTAAACATTACAAACAATTGGAGCAATGGCTTAAAGAAATAGAGAAACTTGCAAGCAATCCAAGTCAGTTGAAGAAGCAAAACGTGGCTTCTAGTCTAACGGAGGATTCTTGCTTTTGGGCACATGTTGAGGAGGCTCGAATTTCATGCAAATTGTTGAGCAGCAGAGAATCAAGTACTGGGGAGAAAGAATTGTCAAAGCACAACTTGATTGAGTTTGAaaactatgttttgagtttGATGAAAAACTATGCAGTATCGCCTGAGATTTTCTTGCCGCAGAGCAGCTTCATGCAGTGGTGGAAAGAGTATGAGGAAATCGTAAGAAAAGGAATTATGGGAGCTTCTTATCATTCACCTCTCACTGACTTAATGAAGAATCGCAGTTACCAAAACTATGCTACTGGCGGCCTAGAGATTCCCTGA
- the LOC142640901 gene encoding senescence-associated carboxylesterase 101-like: MSQIHLFSSGLELANFVVSSGVLYHSWAAIRDLYSEINQNEQPSLSVRYKVSQQPNCTTIAFFTWPACSKDHIIQGGGGEDLVSSSTLKESFPLFEFLCTKTNPQFSINKAALELFASIHSSLPSLKSQIDSKLVIITGNSLGGSVASLFTLWLLEKINLSSTKTRPLCITFGSPLVGDDGLQEAISNYPTWNSCFLHVVSDQDPVPRVLISPHNPIDSIYKPFGTFLLHSELGCACFEDSQSILDLLTATYSEGPENQNPNQVLEFYEALVQHLNHKVICKDATQLVKRNTKSFEAGIITQLEAIGLVRPQQQLRNNGIDNLITRTERQEKKLVILKRHVFDPSKKLNDMKINMAYLEWYKKHFKDKGIGYYDSYKNLGNLSDLNVVRYKKILTCYWEEMVDEVEKKPQKEGASFRTRWLFAGTNFRRMIEPLDIAEYYNKGLKDYINQGRPKHYKQLEQWLKETEKPASNPSQLKKQNVASSLTEDSCFWAHVEEALISCKLLSSRESSTGEKELSKHNLIEFENYVLSLMKNYAVSPEIFLPQSSFMLWWKEHEEIIRKGIMGASYYSPLTDLMKNRSYQNYATGGLEIP; this comes from the exons ATGAGCCAAATTCACTT ATTTAGCAGTGGGTTAGAGTTGGCAAATTTCGTGGTCAGCTCTGGTGTTCTGTACCATTCTTGGGCTGCAATTCGAGACCTGTACAGTGAAATCAATCAAAATGAACAGCCATCTTTGTCGGTAAGATACAAagtttctcagcaaccaaactgTACCACCATAGCTTTCTTTACCTGGCCTGCTTGTTCCAAAGACCATATTATTCAGGGTGGAGGAGGAGAGGATTTGGTTTCATCATCAACTCTAAAGGAGTCTTTTCCCCTCTTTGAATTCCTGTGCACCAAAACCAACCCACAATTCTCCATTAACAAAGCTGCACTTGAGCTTTTTGCCTCCATCCATAGTAGTCTCCCCTCCTTGAAATCTCAG ATTGATTCCAAACTAGTAATTATCACCGGAAACTCTCTGGGAGGATCCGTTGCCTCTCTATTTACCTTATGGCTACtagaaaaaatcaatttatcAAGCACCAAAACACGCCCACTTTGCATCACTTTTGGTTCACCCCTTGTAGGTGATGATGGGCTGCAAGAAGccatatcaaattatccaaCATGGAACTCTTGCTTTTTGCATGTAGTTTCTGATCAGGATCCAGTTCCCAGAGTCTTAATTTCACCCCACAATCCCATTGACTCAATTTACAAGCCTTTTGGTACATTTCTCTTGCATTCGGAATTGGGTTGTGCTTGTTTTGAGGATTCTCAATCCATTTTGGACTTGTTGACAGCAACCTACTCAGAGGGTCCAGAAAATCAAAATCCTAATCAAGTTTTGGAGTTCTATGAAGCACTTGTCCAACATCTCAACCATAAGGTAATTTGCAAGGATGCTACACAATTGGTTAAAAGGAATACAAAATCATTTGAGGCAGGCATTATTACACAACTAGAAGCAATTGGACTGGTGCGGCCCCAG CAACAACTGAGGAACAATGGCATCGACAATCTGATTACAAGGACAGAAAGACAGGAAAAGAAGTTGGTAATCCTGAAGAGGCATGTTTTTGATCCTTCCAAGAAGTTGAAtgacatgaaaataaatatggCCTACTTGGAATGGTACAAGAAACATTTTAAGGACAAGGGAATTGGATACTATGATAGCTACAAAAATCTAGGCAATTTAAGTGATCTTAATGTGGTAAGGTATAAGAAAATCCTCACTTGTTACTGGGAAGAAATGGTTGATGAAGTAGAGAAAAAGCCCCAGAAGGAAGGTGCCTCCTTTCGTACCAGATGGCTCTTTGCGGGAACAAATTTTCGACGTATGATTGAACCACTGGATATAGCTGAATACTACAATAAGGGTCTAAAAGACTACATAAACCAAGGAAGGCCTAAACATTACAAACAATTGGAGCAATGGCTTAAAGAAACAGAGAAACCTGCAAGCAATCCAAGTCAGTTGAAGAAGCAAAACGTGGCTTCTAGTCTAACGGAGGATTCTTGCTTTTGGGCACATGTTGAGGAGGCTCTAATTTCATGCAAATTGTTGAGCAGCAGAGAATCAAGTACTGGGGAGAAAGAATTGTCAAAGCACAACTTGATTGAGTTTGAaaactatgttttgagtttGATGAAAAACTATGCAGTATCGCCTGAGATTTTCTTGCCGCAGAGCAGTTTCATGCTGTGGTGGAAAGAGCATGAGGAAATCATAAGAAAAGGAATTATGGGAGCTTCTTATTATTCACCTCTCACTGACTTAATGAAGAATCGCAGTTACCAAAACTATGCTACTGGCGGCCTAGAGATCCCCTGA
- the LOC142629412 gene encoding peroxidase 31: MAFLQILFLTSLSLFFSPSHSQLSLDYYKQKCPAFEQTIRDTITNKQITSPTAAAATLRLFFHDCLINGCDASILISSTPFNSAERDADINLSLPGDAFDVIVRAKTALELTCPNTVSCADILAVATRDLVTMVGGPYYNVLLGRRDGLVSKSNYVEGKLPRPTMPMSQIINIFKSNGFSIQEMVALSGAHTIGFSHCKEFSSGIYNFSNVSQYDREYNPRFAQGLQQACKDFTKNPTLSVFNDIMTPNKFDNMYFQNLPKGLGLLRSDHGLYSDPNTKQFVEMYAADQNKFFQAFAKAMEKLSVYKVQTGRQGEIRHRCDAFN; the protein is encoded by the coding sequence ATGGCATTTCTTCAGATTCTCTTTCTaacatctctctcactcttctTCTCACCCTCACATTCCCAACTCTCTTTAGACTACTACAAGCAAAAATGCCCAGCATTCGAGCAAACCATCCGAGATACCATAACCAACAAGCAAATCACAAGCCCCACCGCCGCCGCTGCCACGCTCCGCCTCTTCTTCCACGACTGCTTAATAAACGGCTGCGATGCCTCCATTCTCATCTCCTCCACGCCCTTCAACTCCGCCGAGCGTGACGCCGATATCAACCTCTCTCTCCCCGGAGACGCCTTCGACGTGATCGTACGCGCCAAGACCGCGTTGGAGCTAACCTGTCCGAACACCGTCTCTTGCGCCGACATCTTGGCTGTAGCCACTCGTGACCTCGTAACTATGGTCGGTGGTCCCTACTACAACGTTCTCTTGGGTCGAAGAGATGGGTTGGTCTCGAAATCTAACTATGTCGAAGGTAAACTCCCAAGACCTACAATGCCCATGTCTCAGATTATCAACATTTTCAAATCTAATGGCTTTTCGATCCAAGAAATGGTGGCTTTGAGTGGCGCACACACAATTGGGTTCTCTCATTGTAAGGAATTCAGTTCTGGGATTTACAATTTTAGTAATGTTTCACAGTACGATAGGGAATATAATCCGAGATTCGCTCAAGGGTTGCAACAAGCGTGTAAGGATTTTACAAAGAATCCAACTTTGTCAGTGTTCAATGACATTATGACTCCAAACAAGTTCGATAACATGTACTTTCAGAATCTGCCAAAAGGGTTAGGATTGTTGAGGTCAGATCATGGGTTGTACAGTGACCCAAATACCAAGCAGTTTGTTGAAATGTATGCGGCAGATCAGAACAAGTTCTTTCAGGCTTTTGCTAAGGCTATGGAGAAGCTGAGTGTGTATAAGGTCCAGACTGGGAGGCAAGGAGAGATTAGGCACAGGTGTGATGCGTTTAACTGA
- the LOC142640131 gene encoding U-box domain-containing protein 40-like encodes MEFQETVMRYVVHKPQQIDWGFEKDTEKGRIKETTPTTTPRRKWKLMYLFNRFSSSPPRNPKSKDPPNEFLCPISGSLMAEPVIVTSGHTLENACVLACKALSFTPTLEEDSSTPDFSTVISNLALKTAILNWCKFHCVDQPKPIDPINAKNLVRALMEIENKNPGTQIVISEKNLVQGARESPTVNLNDPELTHSCSSSVDSVETAPSTPSLQLVIHPSYNNNNNNNNSSSSSSSDTLNPGFNEEEEEMLVKLKSPQVFDIERAVISLRQITRSTESSRVRLCTPRILSALRSLIMSRYSTIQVNTVAALVNLSLEDINKVKIVRSGMVPLLIDVLKGGFPEAQEHASGALFSLALDDDNKTAIGVLGALEPLMHMLRSENERTRHDSVIALYHLSLVKSNRVRLVKLGSVPVLLGMVKPGHMAGRIMLVLGNLAWCPDGRAAMLDAGAVECLVKYLGDTRLNSESSKESCLSVLYGLSQGGLRFRVLAKAVEMEVVLSKMVKEGSKCVREKAMTMLEMMKMTSKEYEEEEMADWEDLLELRGHTQCQSE; translated from the coding sequence ATGGAGTTTCAAGAGACCGTGATGAGGTATGTGGTTCACAAGCCCCAACAAATAGACTGGGGATTCGAAAAAGACACAGAGAAAGGCAGAATCAAAGAGACTACTCCAACTACGACTCCCAGGCGCAAATGGAAGTTGATGTATCTCTTCAACAGGTTCTCATCTTCACCACCTcgaaacccaaaatcaaaagaccctccaaacgAGTTTCTCTGTCCCATCTCTGGCTCTCTCATGGCCGAACCAGTTATCGTCACCTCAGGCCACACATTGGAAAACGCTTGCGTCTTAGCCTGTAAAGCCCTATCCTTCACTCCCACTCTTGAAGAAGACTCGTCAACACCAGATTTCTCCACTGTCATCTCCAACCTCGCTCTCAAAACCGCCATTCTCAACTGGTGCAAGTTTCACTGTGTAGACCAACCAAAACCCATCGATCCCATCAACGCTAAAAACCTCGTCCGTGCATTAATGGAGATCGAGAACAAAAACCCAGGTACCCAGATCGTAATCTCGGAGAAGAACCTGGTTCAAGGGGCAAGGGAAAGCCCTACAGTGAATCTCAATGACCCCGAGTTAACTCACTCCTGCTCGAGCTCAGTCGACTCAGTTGAGACAGCCCCGTCGACCCCATCTCTCCAACTCGTGATTCACCCGagttacaacaacaacaacaacaacaacaactcctcctcctcctcctcctctgaTACCCTAAACCCTGGTTTcaacgaagaagaagaggaaatgtTGGTGAAACTCAAAAGCCCACAGGTGTTCGACATAGAACGTGCAGTGATTTCGTTGAGACAGATCACACGGTCCACAGAGAGCAGTAGGGTCCGCCTATGTACCCCTCGGATACTCTCAGCCCTCCGATCCTTGATCATGTCCAGGTACTCAACTATTCAAGTGAACACAGTCGCGGCGTTGGTGAATCTGTCTTTGGAGGATATCAACAAGGTGAAGATCGTACGGTCAGGAATGGTCCCACTCTTGATTGATGTTTTGAAGGGGGGATTCCCTGAGGCGCAGGAACATGCTTCTGGTGCACTCTTCAGTTTGGCCCTCGATGATGACAACAAGACCGCCATTGGTGTGTTGGGCGCTTTGGAGCCGTTGATGCACATGCTGAGGTCAGAGAACGAGCGGACTCGGCATGACTCGGTGATTGCGCTTTATCACCTCTCACTCGTTAAGAGCAATAGGGTCAGGTTAGTGAAACTCGGGTCGGTCCCGGTTCTATTGGGTATGGTTAAGCCGGGTCATATGGCGGGTCGAATAATGCTTGTGTTGGGTAACTTGGCTTGGTGCCCGGATGGGCGGGCCGCAATGTTGGATGCGGGTGCGGTTGAGTGTTTGGTCAAGTATTTGGGTGACACCCGGTTGAACTCTGAGTCAAGCAAAGAGAGTTGTTTGAGTGTATTGTATGGATTGAGTCAAGGTGGGTtgaggtttagggttttggcaAAGGCGGTGGAGATGGAGGTAGTGTTGAGTAAGATGGTGAAAGAAGGGAGcaagtgtgtgagagagaaggCAATGACAATGTTGGAGATGATGAAAATGACAAGTAAGGAATATGAGGAGGAGGAAATGGCGGATTGGGAGGATTTGCTTGAGTTGAGGGGTCACACTCAGTGTCAATCTGAATGA